A section of the Pseudomonas flavescens genome encodes:
- a CDS encoding methyl-accepting chemotaxis protein, protein MSLRNLNIAPRAALGFALIALMVAFLGIFSLITMSSIRDRASTIETDWVPSIRTVDTIRENMLRIRTISLRVALDPDPKNIDTYVGQYEARNKVLMQNIQDFEPFVDTPDEQRIYDQFRKDFAAYQRGMGESFVLARSGDRQALNKLLLVDMKPVVDGTGAQLAELGEIYGKGIENEGKVSAEEYAQSRLVVIAVILLAALVTVLLAWLLTRSIVGPLKNAVQAAQHVADGDLTKRIEVDGRDEVSQLQTSLAQMQQRLRETLAEISGSSTQLAAAAEELNMVTEEAGRGLQQQNDEIEQAATAVNEMSAAVDEVARNAVSTSEASKASNQSAQVGQTRVSETIAAISGLSGEVEGTSTLVQRVAEQSQEIGKVLDVIRAIAEQTNLLALNAAIEAARAGESGRGFAVVADEVRALAHRTQNSTQEIEQMVSSMRTGASQALTSMQSSTSRARETRELAQSAGTALNDITNGISEMYERNLVIASAAEEQAQVAREVDRNLVNIRDLSVQSATGAHQTSASSHELSRLAADLSRLVGRFSV, encoded by the coding sequence ATGTCATTACGCAATTTGAACATTGCTCCTCGAGCTGCCCTTGGATTTGCCTTGATCGCGCTGATGGTGGCTTTCCTCGGCATTTTCTCGCTGATCACCATGTCGAGCATTCGCGACCGGGCGTCCACCATCGAGACCGACTGGGTACCCAGCATCCGTACCGTCGATACCATTCGCGAAAACATGCTGCGCATCCGCACCATTTCCTTGCGCGTGGCACTCGACCCCGATCCCAAGAACATCGACACCTACGTCGGCCAGTACGAAGCGCGCAACAAGGTCCTGATGCAGAACATCCAGGACTTCGAGCCCTTCGTCGACACACCGGACGAACAGCGGATCTACGACCAGTTTCGCAAGGACTTCGCCGCGTATCAGCGGGGCATGGGTGAATCCTTCGTGCTGGCGCGCAGCGGCGATCGGCAAGCACTGAACAAGCTGTTACTGGTGGACATGAAACCGGTCGTCGATGGCACCGGGGCACAACTCGCCGAGCTGGGAGAGATTTACGGCAAGGGCATCGAAAACGAAGGCAAGGTCTCGGCCGAGGAATATGCCCAGTCGCGGCTGGTGGTCATCGCCGTGATTCTGCTCGCCGCTCTGGTGACCGTACTGCTGGCCTGGTTGCTGACGCGCAGCATCGTCGGGCCGCTGAAGAACGCCGTACAGGCGGCGCAGCACGTGGCCGACGGCGACCTGACCAAGCGCATCGAAGTCGACGGCCGTGACGAAGTCAGCCAGTTGCAGACCTCGCTGGCGCAGATGCAACAGCGCTTGCGCGAGACCCTGGCAGAGATTTCCGGCTCCTCGACTCAGCTGGCAGCGGCTGCCGAAGAGCTCAACATGGTGACCGAGGAAGCCGGTCGCGGGCTGCAGCAGCAGAACGACGAGATCGAACAGGCCGCCACCGCCGTCAATGAGATGAGCGCGGCGGTGGATGAAGTCGCACGCAACGCGGTATCGACCTCGGAGGCCTCGAAGGCGTCCAACCAGTCGGCCCAGGTCGGCCAGACCCGGGTATCGGAAACCATCGCGGCCATCAGCGGCCTGTCCGGGGAAGTGGAAGGCACCTCCACACTGGTGCAGCGCGTAGCCGAGCAATCCCAGGAAATCGGCAAGGTGCTGGACGTGATTCGCGCCATCGCCGAGCAGACCAACCTGCTGGCGCTCAATGCCGCCATCGAAGCGGCACGTGCCGGTGAGTCCGGGCGCGGCTTCGCGGTAGTGGCCGATGAAGTACGGGCGCTGGCCCACCGTACGCAAAACTCCACCCAGGAAATCGAGCAGATGGTTTCCAGCATGCGTACCGGCGCCAGCCAGGCGCTTACCTCCATGCAGTCCAGCACCAGCAGGGCTCGCGAGACCCGTGAGCTGGCACAGAGCGCCGGCACGGCGTTGAACGACATCACCAACGGGATCAGCGAGATGTACGAACGCAACCTGGTGATCGCCAGCGCGGCGGAGGAGCAAGCTCAGGTGGCCCGCGAAGTCGACCGCAACCTGGTGAACATCCGAGACCTGTCGGTACAGTCCGCCACGGGCGCCCACCAGACCAGCGCATCCAGCCATGAGCTGTCCCGCCTGGCGGCGGACCTCAGCCGCCTGGTCGGGCGCTTCAGCGTCTGA
- the rimI gene encoding ribosomal protein S18-alanine N-acetyltransferase yields the protein MSDAISFRRATEADIDAVLKIEYAAFSHPWTRGIFLDSLKSYEVWLMFEGGQQVGHGVINVIIDEAHLLNITVKPESQGRGLGLRLLEHLMERAAQLKAGECFLEVRSSNQAAYRLYERYGFNEIGRRRDYYPAPGGREDALVMACTLVE from the coding sequence ATGAGTGACGCGATCTCCTTCCGCCGGGCCACCGAGGCGGATATCGACGCCGTGCTGAAGATCGAATACGCGGCCTTCAGTCATCCCTGGACGCGCGGCATCTTCCTCGACAGCCTGAAATCCTACGAAGTCTGGCTGATGTTCGAAGGTGGCCAGCAGGTCGGCCACGGGGTGATCAACGTGATCATCGACGAGGCCCATCTGCTCAACATCACCGTCAAGCCTGAAAGCCAGGGCCGTGGGCTGGGCCTGCGCCTGCTCGAGCATCTGATGGAGCGTGCCGCTCAGCTAAAGGCGGGGGAATGCTTTCTCGAAGTGCGCTCCAGCAATCAGGCCGCCTACCGCCTTTACGAGCGCTACGGCTTCAACGAGATCGGCCGGCGCCGCGATTACTACCCGGCGCCGGGCGGCCGCGAAGACGCGCTGGTGATGGCCTGTACGCTGGTCGAGTGA
- a CDS encoding LysR family transcriptional regulator: MDISFRQLQAFVLIAEQRSFSRAAEQIHLSQPALSYSLRKLEEALGLSLFARNTRSVELTEAGVRFLEQARRLLRDMHNAVHDAHEQLHLQSGSLRIAVLPSVAIEPLPRVLVDYRQRYPGIEISLRDGRAGEIRQWVSNAEVDFAITSVADEPGVLDFQPLYDDSLVLLVRGLARLRGAKLVAALQALDYVATTRDTSLRTMADQTLERMGLLREPAWEVAYMSSAAALARAGLGYALLPASVADTFNADGSLSVHPLPAAPARGIGVLQRKPCYLSPPAQAFVSLLKQQAGATA; the protein is encoded by the coding sequence ATGGATATCAGCTTTCGCCAGCTTCAAGCCTTCGTGCTGATCGCCGAGCAGCGCAGCTTCAGTCGCGCTGCCGAGCAGATCCATCTGTCGCAACCGGCTCTGAGCTACAGCCTGCGCAAGCTCGAGGAGGCGCTGGGGCTGTCGCTGTTCGCGCGCAACACCCGCAGCGTGGAGCTGACCGAGGCCGGGGTGCGTTTTCTCGAACAGGCCCGCCGCTTGCTGCGCGACATGCACAACGCGGTGCACGACGCCCACGAACAGTTGCATTTGCAGAGCGGTTCGCTGCGTATCGCGGTGTTGCCCTCGGTCGCCATCGAGCCGCTGCCCCGGGTGCTGGTCGACTATCGCCAGCGCTATCCCGGGATCGAGATCAGCCTGCGCGATGGCCGCGCCGGGGAAATCCGTCAGTGGGTGAGCAACGCCGAAGTGGACTTCGCCATCACCTCGGTGGCGGACGAGCCCGGTGTGCTGGATTTTCAGCCCCTCTACGACGACAGCCTGGTGCTGCTGGTGCGAGGCCTGGCCAGGCTGCGTGGCGCAAAGTTGGTGGCCGCCCTGCAGGCTCTCGATTACGTGGCCACTACCCGGGATACCAGCCTGCGCACCATGGCCGACCAGACCCTCGAACGCATGGGCCTGCTGCGCGAGCCGGCGTGGGAGGTCGCCTACATGAGCAGCGCAGCCGCATTGGCGCGGGCAGGGCTGGGCTATGCGTTGCTGCCGGCGAGCGTGGCCGACACCTTCAATGCCGATGGCAGCCTGTCCGTCCATCCGCTGCCGGCTGCACCGGCCCGCGGCATTGGCGTGCTGCAACGCAAACCCTGCTACCTGAGCCCACCGGCCCAGGCTTTCGTCAGCCTGCTCAAGCAGCAGGCGGGTGCGACCGCTTGA
- a CDS encoding ABC transporter substrate-binding protein, with protein MKKVTLFTLLALAIAGCSHDTQQRASTVSVAQADGQVDVARDPQRVVSFDYGSYDTLIALGVGDRVVATPASVPPYLADKAGKLRDAGGMKTPDVNTVRALQPQLILITGRQGESRDALQQVAPTLEMGITAGDYFAGVAHNVNLLAQLFDKSAEAQQALAALRSKADKARDVVAASNKRTLVLTHNDGRFSPTEQPVIYSLLQAQRTLPAPAPQAPGAPRQRPQAVTAQTIAAANPEVIFIIDRSAAIGATPLDVDTLAHSPLSTTPAAQAKRIVYLDPALWYLSGGGLQSLDLQIDQVLAAYR; from the coding sequence GTGAAGAAGGTCACTCTGTTTACACTGCTCGCCCTGGCCATCGCCGGTTGCAGCCACGACACCCAGCAACGCGCCAGCACCGTCAGCGTTGCCCAGGCCGACGGGCAGGTCGACGTCGCTCGCGACCCACAACGGGTGGTCAGTTTCGATTACGGCAGCTACGACACCTTGATCGCCCTGGGCGTCGGTGATCGCGTGGTGGCGACGCCTGCCAGCGTGCCGCCCTATCTGGCCGACAAGGCCGGCAAGCTGCGCGACGCCGGTGGCATGAAGACCCCGGACGTGAACACGGTACGCGCCCTTCAGCCGCAACTGATCCTGATCACCGGGCGTCAGGGCGAAAGTCGCGATGCGCTGCAGCAGGTGGCACCGACTCTGGAAATGGGCATCACCGCAGGGGACTACTTCGCGGGGGTGGCTCATAACGTCAATCTGCTCGCGCAGCTCTTCGACAAATCCGCCGAGGCGCAGCAGGCGCTTGCCGCACTGCGCAGCAAAGCCGACAAGGCGCGCGACGTCGTCGCAGCCTCGAACAAGCGCACGCTGGTGCTGACCCACAACGATGGCCGCTTCTCGCCGACCGAGCAACCGGTGATCTATTCGCTGTTGCAGGCCCAGCGCACCCTGCCCGCACCCGCACCGCAGGCACCCGGCGCGCCTCGCCAGCGCCCGCAAGCGGTCACCGCGCAGACCATCGCCGCCGCCAACCCGGAAGTGATCTTCATCATCGACCGCAGCGCGGCCATCGGTGCCACACCGCTGGATGTCGACACCCTGGCCCACTCGCCGCTGTCCACCACACCAGCCGCCCAGGCCAAGCGTATCGTCTACCTGGACCCGGCGCTCTGGTACCTCTCAGGCGGTGGTCTGCAGAGCCTGGACCTGCAGATCGACCAGGTGCTGGCGGCTTATCGCTGA
- the can gene encoding carbonate dehydratase produces MSDLKHLFDNNERWAENITHNDPDFFPRLARQQTPEYLWIGCSDARVPANDIVGLLPGELFVHRNVANVVLHTDLNCLSVIQYAVDVLKVKHVLVTGHYGCGGVRAAMHDTQFGLIDGWLRNIRDLYYEQHEHLAALADEEARVDRLCELNVMKQVANVSRTSIVQNAWHRGQPLSVHGCIYGLKDGRWKDLDVTVTGAEQLPEQYRLRPLQS; encoded by the coding sequence ATGAGCGACCTGAAACACCTGTTCGACAACAATGAGCGCTGGGCTGAAAACATCACCCACAACGACCCGGACTTCTTTCCCCGCCTGGCTCGCCAGCAGACGCCCGAGTATCTGTGGATAGGCTGTTCGGACGCCCGCGTGCCCGCCAACGATATCGTCGGGCTGCTGCCCGGTGAGCTGTTCGTGCATCGCAATGTGGCGAACGTCGTGCTGCACACCGACCTCAACTGCCTGTCGGTCATCCAGTACGCGGTCGACGTACTCAAGGTCAAACATGTGCTGGTCACCGGCCACTACGGTTGTGGCGGCGTACGCGCAGCCATGCACGACACGCAGTTCGGGCTCATCGATGGCTGGCTGCGCAACATCCGTGACCTGTATTACGAGCAGCACGAGCACCTGGCTGCGCTGGCCGACGAGGAAGCACGGGTCGATCGCCTTTGCGAACTGAACGTGATGAAGCAGGTGGCCAACGTCAGCCGCACCAGCATCGTCCAGAATGCCTGGCACCGTGGTCAGCCGCTGTCGGTGCACGGCTGCATCTACGGCCTCAAGGATGGGCGCTGGAAAGACCTCGACGTGACCGTCACCGGTGCCGAGCAACTGCCCGAGCAGTACCGTCTGCGCCCCTTGCAATCATGA
- a CDS encoding acyclic terpene utilization AtuA family protein, which yields MMTTVHIGCGAGFANDRPDAALALASDLAARDGRRFLFFELLAERTLAEAQLRRLADAESGYATRLFDFLEPVLDICLAAGIPIITNGGAANPSAAARRLRKQLQAGRFAAARIACVLGDDLLGSGEVLRRWLPETLDGEVVSVNVYTGADGIAQALDEGADIVLCGRVADPSLAVGPLRHAFGWQAEDWDRIALATAVGHLLECCTQVSGGYFAHPGLKDVPDLANVGCPIASVQADGRVTIGKAAGTGGCVSERTVKEQLLYEVHDPAAYLTPDVTLDLSQATVRQVGPDRVEVEGIRGHPRPAELKGLVGLRGNWFAEAEISYAGPGALARAALARDILLQRCARLAPRLTPWIDLIGVASLFNDARGEWLQQRLANAADPQDVRLRISFVDHDRALLENLLLDAESLYTNGPAGGGGVRRHLSESLGTASFLIPRTAVQQQVEWF from the coding sequence ATGATGACAACAGTCCATATCGGTTGCGGGGCAGGCTTCGCCAACGATAGACCCGATGCCGCCCTGGCGCTGGCGAGCGATCTGGCCGCTCGTGACGGCCGCCGCTTCCTGTTCTTCGAACTGCTCGCCGAACGCACCCTGGCCGAGGCGCAGCTTCGTCGCCTGGCTGACGCGGAAAGCGGCTACGCCACCCGCCTATTCGACTTTCTCGAGCCTGTGCTGGATATCTGCCTGGCTGCCGGCATCCCGATCATCACCAATGGCGGCGCGGCCAATCCCAGCGCTGCGGCCCGGCGCCTGCGCAAGCAACTGCAGGCTGGCCGCTTCGCAGCGGCGCGAATTGCCTGCGTACTGGGTGACGATCTGCTCGGGTCGGGCGAGGTGCTACGACGCTGGCTGCCAGAGACACTCGACGGCGAGGTGGTGTCGGTCAACGTCTACACCGGTGCCGATGGCATCGCCCAGGCCCTCGACGAAGGTGCCGACATCGTCCTTTGCGGGCGCGTGGCCGACCCAAGCCTGGCGGTTGGCCCGCTACGCCATGCCTTCGGCTGGCAGGCCGAGGATTGGGACCGCATTGCCCTGGCCACTGCGGTTGGCCATTTGCTGGAATGCTGCACCCAGGTCAGCGGTGGCTACTTCGCCCATCCGGGCCTCAAGGATGTGCCGGATCTGGCCAACGTCGGTTGCCCGATCGCCAGCGTCCAGGCCGACGGCCGTGTGACCATCGGCAAAGCCGCCGGCACCGGTGGCTGCGTCAGCGAACGCACGGTCAAGGAGCAGTTGCTCTATGAAGTCCATGACCCCGCTGCCTACCTGACCCCGGACGTGACTCTCGACCTGAGCCAGGCAACAGTTCGGCAGGTCGGTCCTGATCGTGTAGAGGTAGAAGGCATACGCGGTCATCCACGCCCCGCCGAACTGAAAGGGCTGGTCGGTCTGCGTGGCAACTGGTTCGCCGAGGCGGAAATCTCTTACGCAGGGCCCGGCGCCCTCGCCCGCGCCGCCCTGGCCCGGGACATTCTGCTGCAGCGCTGCGCCCGCCTGGCGCCGCGGCTCACGCCCTGGATCGATCTGATTGGGGTCGCCAGCCTGTTCAACGACGCGCGAGGCGAGTGGCTGCAGCAGCGCCTGGCCAACGCAGCGGACCCGCAGGATGTGCGCCTGCGCATCAGCTTCGTCGACCACGACAGGGCACTGCTGGAAAACCTTCTGCTCGACGCCGAGTCGCTCTACACCAACGGCCCGGCGGGCGGCGGCGGTGTGCGCCGGCATCTGAGCGAATCCCTGGGCACGGCGAGTTTCTTAATCCCACGCACCGCGGTGCAGCAACAGGTGGAGTGGTTCTGA
- a CDS encoding AtuA-related protein produces MSDTVLLCDYAHARAGDKGNILSVAVFAYDPAHYAWLVAELTSERVAGCLAHRRIGSVRRYELPNLGGLNFVVENALEGGVNASPGIDRHGKSLSYALLDLRLPTPS; encoded by the coding sequence ATGAGCGATACGGTATTGCTATGCGATTACGCCCACGCTCGCGCAGGCGACAAGGGCAACATCCTCAGCGTGGCAGTGTTCGCCTATGACCCGGCGCATTACGCCTGGCTGGTCGCCGAGCTGACCAGCGAACGCGTGGCGGGCTGCCTGGCCCACCGGCGGATCGGCAGCGTACGCCGTTATGAGCTGCCGAACCTGGGCGGCCTCAACTTCGTGGTGGAAAACGCCCTGGAGGGCGGCGTCAACGCCAGCCCCGGCATCGACCGGCATGGCAAGAGCCTCAGCTATGCCCTGCTTGACCTGAGGCTTCCCACGCCCTCCTGA
- a CDS encoding DMT family transporter — MSGGGHSRQLAIAGVLVAVLCWAGNALVARAFAGEIPPLALAFWRWSLALVIVLPFVVLPLWRHRAALRHAGWRLLVIAAFGIAGYNTFLYSAAQTTAAINITLVNTCIPLVTFIFAGLLLGEWPARRAWWGMALAVLGLLVLICRGDWQTLAGLAFNRGDLIMLLAVLDWALYTVLLRRWASYLAPIPPLALLGTFMLLGVPLILPLYLYELANGAQLLATPANLAAIAYTAVFASLVAYLGWNHGVKVLGASTAAMGNYLMPVFTAILGWILLNEALQLFHWLGGTMIFAGLLLATLPKRSTLATNHAPRAAP, encoded by the coding sequence ATGAGTGGCGGGGGACACTCCCGCCAGCTGGCGATTGCCGGTGTGCTGGTGGCGGTGCTGTGCTGGGCGGGCAATGCCTTGGTGGCCCGAGCCTTCGCCGGAGAGATTCCGCCCCTGGCCCTGGCGTTCTGGCGCTGGAGCCTGGCGCTGGTCATCGTGCTGCCGTTCGTGGTGCTGCCGTTGTGGCGTCATCGCGCGGCACTGCGGCATGCCGGCTGGCGCCTGCTGGTCATCGCCGCATTCGGCATCGCCGGCTACAACACCTTTCTATACAGCGCAGCGCAGACCACTGCCGCGATCAACATCACCCTGGTCAACACCTGCATTCCGCTGGTGACCTTCATCTTCGCCGGGCTGCTGCTTGGCGAGTGGCCAGCCCGCCGCGCCTGGTGGGGCATGGCCCTGGCAGTGCTGGGGCTGCTGGTGCTGATCTGCCGGGGGGACTGGCAGACCCTGGCCGGGCTGGCGTTCAACCGTGGCGACCTGATCATGTTGCTGGCGGTGCTCGACTGGGCGCTCTACACCGTCCTGCTGCGCCGCTGGGCATCCTACCTGGCGCCGATCCCGCCGCTGGCGCTGCTGGGCACCTTCATGCTGCTCGGCGTGCCGCTGATCCTGCCGCTGTACCTTTACGAACTGGCCAATGGCGCTCAACTGCTGGCGACTCCCGCCAACCTCGCCGCCATCGCCTACACGGCGGTGTTCGCTTCGCTGGTGGCGTATCTGGGCTGGAACCATGGTGTGAAGGTGCTCGGTGCCTCGACGGCGGCCATGGGCAACTACCTGATGCCGGTGTTTACCGCGATTCTCGGCTGGATTCTGCTCAACGAGGCCCTGCAACTGTTCCACTGGCTGGGCGGCACCATGATCTTCGCGGGCCTGCTCCTCGCCACACTGCCAAAACGCTCGACCCTGGCGACCAATCACGCACCGCGCGCGGCGCCGTAG
- a CDS encoding lactonase family protein, giving the protein MFKPLLLAAALTSALAAPVHAATTFAYISSPNDGLISQYRLDESNGAIALVEQTAAGDKVNPMALSPDGKTLFAAQRVAPFTVLVYSIDGKTGRLHKRGQAPLADSLAYLSTDRSGRFLMGASYGGAVLTVQAIDAEQRVSEKAEVYKTGPFAHSIRSDISDRFVYAGNLGVDKVLQFSQDKQTGALTPIGEGFASTAAKTGPRHIAFSPNGKFLYVVGELSGSVTGYAIDPDSGALKEVALAEGVPESLGLARGEARSAANNDLKDDPTPRIWAADIRLSPDGTLLYITERTTSSVSAFKVDPRSGGLSYIGNYPLEEKQPRNIAFFPSGKWLLVTGEKSQTVGSYAIGENGSLKRVGEAPAGDGALWIEILQRP; this is encoded by the coding sequence ATGTTCAAGCCGCTCCTGCTTGCCGCTGCGCTGACCTCGGCACTTGCCGCACCCGTCCATGCCGCCACCACGTTCGCCTACATCTCCAGCCCCAATGACGGCCTGATTTCCCAATACCGCCTGGACGAAAGCAACGGTGCCATCGCGCTCGTCGAGCAAACGGCGGCGGGGGACAAGGTCAACCCGATGGCCCTTTCACCGGACGGCAAGACGCTCTTCGCCGCACAACGCGTCGCACCGTTCACCGTGCTGGTGTACAGCATCGATGGCAAAACCGGGCGCCTGCACAAGCGCGGCCAGGCGCCGTTGGCCGATAGCCTGGCGTACCTGTCGACCGACCGCAGCGGGCGGTTTCTGATGGGCGCGTCCTATGGCGGTGCGGTACTCACCGTCCAGGCCATCGATGCCGAGCAGCGTGTGTCGGAAAAGGCCGAGGTCTACAAGACCGGCCCGTTCGCCCACTCGATCCGCAGCGACATCAGCGATCGCTTCGTCTACGCCGGCAACCTGGGCGTCGACAAGGTGCTGCAGTTCAGTCAGGACAAGCAAACCGGCGCGCTGACTCCCATCGGTGAGGGCTTCGCCAGCACCGCCGCGAAGACCGGCCCACGGCATATCGCCTTCTCACCCAATGGCAAGTTCCTCTATGTGGTCGGTGAGCTCAGCGGTAGCGTCACCGGTTATGCCATCGACCCCGACTCTGGCGCATTGAAGGAAGTCGCCCTTGCCGAGGGCGTTCCCGAGAGCCTGGGGCTGGCGCGGGGCGAGGCCCGCAGCGCGGCCAACAACGACCTCAAGGATGATCCAACGCCGCGTATCTGGGCTGCCGATATTCGTCTGTCGCCAGATGGCACGCTGCTGTACATCACCGAGCGCACCACCAGTTCGGTCTCGGCCTTCAAGGTCGATCCACGGAGCGGTGGCCTGAGCTACATCGGCAATTACCCGCTCGAGGAAAAGCAGCCGCGCAACATCGCCTTCTTTCCGAGCGGCAAGTGGCTGCTGGTGACCGGTGAGAAAAGCCAGACCGTGGGCAGCTACGCGATTGGCGAGAACGGTAGCCTCAAGCGGGTCGGCGAGGCGCCAGCCGGTGATGGCGCGTTGTGGATCGAGATCCTGCAGCGGCCCTGA
- a CDS encoding energy transducer TonB: MNTELRRRAYLDAMQVASWLPRVELPFAAPSRPELLVAVEPQPEPEVAVAPQPQAKAPVAAPVVAPAGNEVVRERPRIEVPKPGSAAKASEPAATAEVSAPPPRERPAPPPRFALQLLRAGSCALLVELPTGEPFQSRDPAYLLLKDLLRAAGLPDAPQIVGEPVRWPLLVRGNMDQGPQAALDFVQSFIGARLEEQEPCACLWLIGLPAIRFAGDADAEAYNRELQVEELGAAWALPGLELLMDEPQRKRELWQAMQRVRRRWLEASA, from the coding sequence TTGAACACCGAGCTGCGACGCCGCGCCTATCTGGATGCCATGCAAGTGGCCAGTTGGCTGCCCCGTGTCGAACTGCCGTTCGCGGCACCTTCGCGGCCCGAGTTGCTGGTTGCTGTCGAGCCACAGCCGGAGCCTGAAGTGGCCGTGGCACCACAGCCGCAGGCCAAGGCACCGGTAGCCGCGCCAGTGGTGGCACCCGCCGGCAACGAGGTGGTTCGCGAGCGGCCACGCATCGAGGTGCCCAAACCCGGTTCTGCAGCCAAGGCCAGTGAACCCGCGGCGACCGCTGAAGTCAGTGCGCCGCCGCCCCGAGAACGCCCGGCTCCTCCACCGCGTTTCGCCTTGCAGTTGTTGCGTGCCGGCAGCTGTGCGCTGCTGGTCGAGCTTCCCACGGGCGAGCCGTTCCAGAGTCGCGATCCGGCCTATCTGCTGCTCAAGGACCTGTTGCGCGCCGCCGGCCTGCCGGACGCCCCGCAGATCGTTGGCGAACCTGTGCGCTGGCCCTTGCTGGTGCGCGGCAATATGGATCAGGGGCCACAGGCAGCCCTGGATTTCGTGCAGAGCTTCATCGGTGCGCGCCTGGAGGAGCAGGAGCCCTGCGCCTGCCTGTGGCTGATCGGCCTGCCGGCGATTCGTTTCGCCGGCGACGCTGACGCCGAGGCCTACAACCGCGAGTTGCAGGTCGAGGAGTTGGGCGCCGCCTGGGCGCTCCCTGGCCTGGAACTGCTGATGGACGAGCCTCAGCGCAAGCGCGAGCTGTGGCAGGCCATGCAGCGGGTGCGGCGGCGCTGGCTGGAGGCATCGGCATGA